Proteins encoded within one genomic window of Panicum virgatum strain AP13 chromosome 1N, P.virgatum_v5, whole genome shotgun sequence:
- the LOC120655602 gene encoding cysteine-rich receptor-like protein kinase 29 yields the protein MAAGGKTIESNPSLPKELSFDYLKKITKNFSSELEIGKSPFGSLYKGIREDGGAITVKKLAENSPLSADVIFEKEVQNFMKDEHENIIKVVGYCREGRRKTVKSNRKYIVTDITETLLCYEYLPMGSLHDNLVDESSSNIDWGTRFNIVKGICRGIQYLHNLEPKPIIHLDLNPQNIWLDDNMVPKIANFEFARLFGKEKTHMNTKSDVGSVGYMAPEYLHEGEISAQSDIYSLGLMILEIATREKNHCGSDERHARKFVDEVSRDWRNKDVIMFEYPDLDVEGLNQVKTCIDVGLQCVEIDQKKRPSIEKVVKMLGLPSN from the exons ATGGCGGCAGGAGGAAAAACCATAGAGAGCAACCCCAGCCTTCCGAAGGAACTGTCATTTGACTATTTGAAGAAAATCACAAAGAATTTCTCCAGTGAGCTAGAAATCGGCAAAAGTCCATTCGGATCACTCTATAAG GGGATTCGGGAAGATGGTGGAGCTATTACTGTGAAGAAACTTGCAGAAAATTCACCACTGTCAGCTGACGTAATATTTGAGAAAGAGGTCCAGAATTTCATGAAGGATGAACATGAAAATATAATAAAGGTTGTTGGATACTGCCGTGAAGGAAGAAGGAAAACGGTGAAAAGCAACAGAAAATATATTGTTACAGATATCACTGAAACTCTACTCTGCTATGAATACTTACCTATGGGAAGCCTTCATGACAATCTTGTTG ATGAAAGCAGTAGTAACATCGACTGGGGCACACGATTCAATATAGTCAAGGGGATCTGCCGCGGCATACAGTATCTACACAACTTGGAGCCTAAGCCCATTATCCACTTGGATCTGAACCCACAAAATATATGGTTGGATGATAACATGGTCCCCAAAATTGCGAATTTTGAATTTGCCAGACTCTTTGGTAAAGAAAAAACCCATATGAATACAAAAAGTGACGTGGGATCAGT TGGATACATGGCTCCGGAGTACCTTCATGAAGGTGAAATATCGGCCCAGTCCGACATATATAGTTTAGGACTAATGATACTTGAGATAGCCACAAGAGAAAAGAATCATTGCGGCTCTGATGAGAGGCATGCAAGGAAATTTGTTGACGAA GTGAGCCGAGATTGGAGAAATAAAGATGTCATAATGTTTGAGTACCCAGATTTAGACGTGGAAGGCCTCAACCAAGTAAAAACCTGCATCGACGTTGGTCTACAATGCGTAGAGATTGACCAGAAGAAGAGACCTTCCATAGAAAAAGTTGTCAAGATGCTCGGCCTTCCATCGAACTAA